The DNA segment GGTAAAATGAGTTATGTAAACAGTTCAGGAGAAGAGATTGCTAAATTGCGTTTTGATGGCGCACAAATATTTAAAGGACATAATTAGATGACAAAATGCGGATACGTTTCAGTAGTAGGACGGCCCAATGCAGGGAAAAGTTCACTTTTAAACTGGTTGGTTGGTGAAAAGATTGCCATGGTTTCACACAAAGCCAATGCAACAAGAAAAAGAGCCAATATCATTGTGATGCATAATGATGACCAGATTGTTTTTGTGGACACCCCAGGAATTCATGAAACGGAAAAACTGCTCAATCAATTTATGCTTGATGAAGCACTTAAAGCGATGGGTGATTGTGATTTGATTCTATTTTTAGCTCCTGTAACAGATAAAGTGCAACACTATGAAGACTTCTTGGTTAAAAACAAAAAAAACACCAAACACATCTTACTGCTTACCAAAATTGACTTTGTAAGCAATCAAGAGTTGCTTGATAAGATGAAAGAGTATGAGAAGTACCGTGATAAGTATGAATCAATCATTCCTGTATCCATTAAAAAAGGAACTAAACACAGTGATATTTTAGACTCAGTGGTTAAGGAATTACCAGAGCATCCTTATTTGTTTGATCCTGAGATTTTAACCACCGAACACTTAAGAGATATCTATAAAGAGTTTATTCGTGAATCCATCTTTGAAA comes from the Candidatus Marinarcus aquaticus genome and includes:
- the era gene encoding GTPase Era, with protein sequence MTKCGYVSVVGRPNAGKSSLLNWLVGEKIAMVSHKANATRKRANIIVMHNDDQIVFVDTPGIHETEKLLNQFMLDEALKAMGDCDLILFLAPVTDKVQHYEDFLVKNKKNTKHILLLTKIDFVSNQELLDKMKEYEKYRDKYESIIPVSIKKGTKHSDILDSVVKELPEHPYLFDPEILTTEHLRDIYKEFIRESIFENISDEIPYETDVLINKVEEKPNVDVIKATIIVQKSTQKGMIIGKGAAAIKRIGKDARTKIEKLSGKKVYLELFVSIKKGWTKNKQGLKELGYDVD